Proteins from one Hyperolius riggenbachi isolate aHypRig1 chromosome 4, aHypRig1.pri, whole genome shotgun sequence genomic window:
- the TRIM59 gene encoding tripartite motif-containing protein 59, with the protein MEHLKEDLACPVCFNIYEDPRLLKCSHTFCRSCLENILRSSDSYLWRLSGGRLKCPSCRDITDTSAGVGSLPINFALKSIVDKYKSTNSFFLRTCSDHNGKQLTLFCLKCRKVICAHCKEIGQHRHHSISDLEHAFRKERKTASKLLPILQDENFTGVSTVIRALEEQLEECKAIIQEDKKEVVTFFDEIIEMFEDKKQNLLAALNDLDQKIDTAYAPRIEAMKRIQDEELDLITLASSTQDEESPLVYLENIHAIERGMEALKKQQLCPAQPVKMYPRIGPILNQWLKTSIGDAPKKPIPKFGFNHKARPPKISFMQVSFAVLLCVTSLFYLVYPDTVFRYTSWCWNLLSKTVEPVFSCFGTQLFVNKSSTQRLKELVLEFVSYLYSLPSQYFS; encoded by the coding sequence ATGGAACATCTGAAAGAAGACCTGGCATGCCCAGTTTGTTTCAACATATATGAAGATCCTCGACTCCTGAAATGCTCACATACCTTCTGCAGATCTTGTCTGGAGAATATACTCAGGTCTTCAGACAGCTATTTGTGGAGACTATCTGGAGGCAGGCTGAAATGTCCTTCCTGCAGAGATATTACAGATACATCAGCAGGAGTTGGTTCTCTTCCCATTAATTTTGCACTAAAATCCATTGTTGACAAATACAAAAGCACAAACAGCTTCTTCCTGAGGACTTGTTCAGATCACAATGGAAAACAACTTACCTTGTTTTGTCTCAAATGTAGAAAGGTAATTTGTGCTCATTGTAAAGAAataggacagcacagacaccattCCATCAGTGATCTAGAACATGCCTTCAGAAAAGAGCGAAAGACCGCTTCTAAACTGTTGCCCATCCTCCAAGATGAGAACTTCACAGGTGTATCTACTGTCATAAGGGCACTAGAAGAACAGCTGGAAGAATGTAAAGCCATTATTCAAGAGGACAAGAAAGAGGTAGTGACCTTTTTTGATGAAATAATTGAGATGTTTGAGGATAAGAAACAAAATCTACTAGCTGCACTAAATGATCTTGACCAGAAAATAGATACTGCTTATGCTCCAAGAATAGAGGCAATGAAACGGATACAAGATGAAGAGCTGGATCTTATAACTTTGGCCAGTTCCACACAAGATGAAGAATCTCCACTTGTGTATTTGGAGAACATCCACGCCATAGAACGAGGGATGGAAGCTTTGAAAAAGCAGCAATTGTGTCCTGCTCAGCCTGTTAAAATGTATCCCAGGATTGGACCAATATTAAATCAGTGGCTAAAAACAAGCATTGGTGACGCTCCTAAAAAGCCCATACCAAAATTTGGGTTTAATCATAAAGCTCGACCTCCTAAAATTTCATTTATGCAGGTTTCCTTTGCTGTTCTCTTGTGTGTTACTTCACTATTTTACTTGGTTTATCCAGATACAGTATTTAGATATACAAGTTGGTGTTGGAATCTCTTGAGTAAAACTGTAGAGCCCGTCTTTAGCTGTTTTGGGACCCAACTGTTTGTAAATAAGTCGTCAACTCAGAGGCTGAAAGAACTGGTGCTTGAATTTGTTTcctatttgtactctttaccaagcCAATACTTCTCTTAA